One Cyprinus carpio isolate SPL01 chromosome A16, ASM1834038v1, whole genome shotgun sequence genomic region harbors:
- the fabp10a gene encoding fatty acid-binding protein 10-A, liver basic has product MAFSGTWQVYVQENYEEFLRAVSLPEDVIKMAKNVKPVIEIQQSVNDFTITSKTPGKSLTNSFTIGKEAEITTMDGKKLKCTVRLEGGKLVCQTDRFSHIQEIRGGEMVETLTVGATTMIRRSKKM; this is encoded by the exons ATGGCCTTCAGCGGAACGTGGCAGGTTTACGTGCAGGAGAACTACGAGGAGTTCCTGAGAGCCGTCT CTCTGCCAGAAGATGTCATAAAAATGGCCAAGAATGTTAAACCAGTAATAGAAATCCAACAAAGCGTTAACGACTTCACCATCACATCCAAAACTCCTGGGAAATCCCTCACAAACTCCTTCACCATCGGCAAGGAAGCTGAAATCACCACCATGGACGGCAAGAAGCTCAAG tgCACTGTCAGACTGGAGGGGGGGAAGCTGGTCTGTCAGACGGATCGGTTCTCTCACATCCAGGAGATCAGGGGAGGAGAGATGGTGGAG ACCCTGACAGTGGGAG